CCCCGAGTTCGCGTAAGGCAGTTTACTGACGTGCTCGGGCAAGGCCATAAATTCCGGCCGCAATAGCCTTGATCGTTCTCGGCACGATGGCCATGGCCGCCAAACGAAAAAAGTGGGTGCGACGTACAAACAGTTTCGACCTTCCCGCCTCCCGACACCTTCAATCAGGATGCCGAGTCGATCGCCAAAACGATGGCCCGCAAAGGCGTGAGTCCCAAGGGGCTGGGATCGGCCGTGCGAATGGTGCAGTACTTCATCAACCGATCAGGAAAGACGCTCTCAGCCAGCCGCAAAAAGGAATTGGAAAAGGCCAAGCGGCTGCTGCAAGAAAAAGCTGCCCAAGAGAAGGGTGACGACAAGCGGCGGGCCAAGCGCCGAACCACGAAGAAACCTCTCCAGAAGAAAAAGTAGTGCGGCAGCCTAAGACGGGGCTCCGGGTTGTGTTCGATGGAAGCGTCCTAGGGTTGCGGTCCTTTCGGATATAGCGAACGAAACTGCTATGAGCCGTGGAATGCGGGTCATGGACGTGACGGGCGTGCTATGAATTAGCAGCAGATTCTAGCTACGTCCTGCCAATAGACGGGAAATGTCCGCAACAACTGGATCATTTTCAGCCCTCAGCGGCAAGTTGCGAGCCGATTCGACGACTGTCATCCTGGCCGCCATTTGTGGCAATATGGCGCTCGCGTGCATCAAGCTACTGGCGGCCTCGGCCACCCATAGTTCGGCCATGCTGGCCGAAAGCATCCATTCTGGCATCGATATGGGGAACGGCCTGCTGTTGTTGTGGGGCCTGAAACAAAGCCAGCGACCGGCCAGCAGGATGCACCCCTTTGGCCATGGCCTGGAACTTTATTTCTGGACGTTCGTCGTGGCCGTGTTGGTTTTCGGTGTCGGGGGAGGGCTATCGCTGTATGAGGGAATACAACATCTGCTTCACCCCCGGCCGATGCAGCACGTCCTGTGGAATTATGCCGTTCTCGGATGCGGCTTTTTGTTCGAAGGATCGACACTCTATGTTGCCGTGCGCGAATTTGCGGCGACGAAAGGAGAA
The window above is part of the Pirellulales bacterium genome. Proteins encoded here:
- a CDS encoding cation diffusion facilitator family transporter, giving the protein MRADSTTVILAAICGNMALACIKLLAASATHSSAMLAESIHSGIDMGNGLLLLWGLKQSQRPASRMHPFGHGLELYFWTFVVAVLVFGVGGGLSLYEGIQHLLHPRPMQHVLWNYAVLGCGFLFEGSTLYVAVREFAATKGEHTVWEAIQRAKDPSLFSVLLEDAAAVLGLVIAATCISLSLLFNNPYFDGAASIVIGLLLMAVAWILAYESRSLLIGESA
- a CDS encoding DUF3175 domain-containing protein, whose product is MARKGVSPKGLGSAVRMVQYFINRSGKTLSASRKKELEKAKRLLQEKAAQEKGDDKRRAKRRTTKKPLQKKK